In Sphingomonas phyllosphaerae, one DNA window encodes the following:
- a CDS encoding NYN domain-containing protein — translation MAADDNPNRNIALLIDADNASWQALDPVLTALAEFGRVNVRRVYGNWSKEGLKGWRDMSVKHGIEPQQQFDLTRGKNATDMKMTIDAMDLLHRGRVDAFGIMSSDSDFMPLATRIRQDGLDVYGFGNSNTPAGFRNACTRFIDVNALMETTKPKRARRVEVPIGESVPPPIGVPASASPPAPAPAATRPADDPELLQLLHDAYDSLKPDAKGFVRLSALGQRAANRSSFDVRNYGYKRLSDLVDAIGSIDVDRRENHVLVRWKD, via the coding sequence GCAGGCGCTCGACCCCGTGCTAACCGCGCTCGCCGAGTTCGGGCGCGTCAACGTGCGCCGCGTCTACGGCAATTGGTCCAAGGAAGGGCTGAAGGGCTGGCGCGACATGAGCGTCAAGCACGGCATCGAACCGCAGCAGCAGTTCGACCTGACGCGCGGCAAGAACGCGACCGACATGAAGATGACGATCGACGCGATGGACCTGCTCCACCGCGGGCGCGTCGATGCGTTCGGGATCATGTCGTCCGACAGCGACTTCATGCCGCTCGCCACCCGCATCCGGCAGGACGGGCTCGACGTCTATGGCTTCGGCAACAGCAACACGCCGGCGGGTTTCCGCAACGCCTGCACGCGCTTCATCGACGTCAACGCGCTGATGGAAACGACCAAGCCGAAGCGCGCGCGGCGCGTCGAGGTCCCGATCGGCGAGTCGGTACCGCCGCCGATCGGCGTGCCGGCGAGTGCATCGCCCCCTGCCCCCGCCCCGGCGGCGACGCGGCCGGCGGACGATCCCGAATTGCTGCAATTGCTTCACGACGCCTATGACTCGCTGAAGCCCGATGCCAAGGGCTTCGTGCGGCTGTCGGCGCTGGGGCAGCGCGCCGCCAACCGGTCGAGCTTCGACGTGCGCAATTATGGCTACAAGCGGCTGTCCGACCTGGTCGATGCGATCGGGTCGATTGATGTCGATCGCCGCGAAAATCACGTGCTGGTACGTTGGAAGGATTGA